The Rhizophagus irregularis chromosome 12, complete sequence sequence TAATTGCTCATAAACTCtagtttatatgaaattaatgctgaaaatatttttttttctttccgtttgaaatttaaaaatagcgTCCAGGAGTAAACTATGATAATATACCAGATATAGTTAATATAAGGGTAAACCTTCGGAATATTCTTTCTGAAAAACACATGATTATGATAGTTTAAGTACGAGCCGCAGATCAGCCTAAAAGGGTAATTCTCAGTGGCGAATTTTTTATCTTCGGAAGTGTAGAATTCCGAAAAattcggatttttttttcgggaAAATACTTGATTatcattttaatgatttttttaacaattatataatgaaattttgaattataaatcatttactttattaaattcttgatTCAAATTCAACTATTTCTTTGCTTTTAAAAGTCTCTGGCATTATGTTGGTCATATTTCACGTAACAGAAACTCCAATTTTCacaaatacttaaataatatagtattcTCTAGGGGATAGGTAAATAAACGGGGGGTACAACTTAAGGTTACACAGGGCTGATCAAAAATTACCAGAACTGaagttatatataatttattaatattactatatgATAATCGTTTTAAacgtaaaaattttgatgttagatttaaataaaaataatgtgatCGTGAGACAAACAGATCATACCATAAAGACACGATGCTCATCTACATACAGAATGAATTTTATCTCTGTCGCGCTTCTAGATTTTTGAGAAAAACTTAATCAGCTACTAAAATTTAACGAAACTTTAAGACAAGTTGAAAATGGTGagcaataaaaagaaaaatattattataaatatgttttaaaataataatattaataattttgcatAATTAGAGTAAAAGGAAACAGTCTTTTGAGAATATCAATAGTAAATTtacaaaacaacaaaaaaaagtggagTCATTGCAAGAACTTTTGCATATTCGACCTGATCTTAAGggaaaaaaagtatatttttttccaagattaaataaatattttgaaggtGTACTTTTTTATGAtgcaaaagaaaagaaagcatATGTATATAGTGTTATAAATGATTACAAATATGAGACATTTTCCCAATGGATGGTTGGATTGAAAAATAGAGGACTATATAAAGGTTATCGATCAGCCCTTGCAACCATTTTTTTGGAACCTAATCCATCCGGTCCATCAATTGGATCAATTTTACGTAGTAAGTCAAATTCATACTGGAAAGTATCTACTTACGCGAATATCCAAGATattctttctttaattaaaagagaAAGTTTAACAGGAGGAAAATTTATGGGAACTGTTATACGAGAGATTAGTGAAGGTCTTgaacttcatttttttaataacaaaaaaaaattagaaaagaaaatattaatatttgctcAGGGTATTTTTCTTAGTTACAAAGTTTGGGTGTTTGATCAAGCATTAAAAGAAGTAGACCTTCCTTTTCCCGTTAAAGCAATGAAAAGAACTCTTGATGAAATAAGCAATCTTATTCAATATGTTTTTTCTCTTAAAGTTTGTTGTGGTCAAAGTACCGTTGGTATGTAGTTTATAGTCAACTATTTGTAtggtttatattttatttttgtttaaaatatttaattttaggaTTTGAAAATGTGGTTCAAATTCGAGGAGACCAATTGGTTAGCAATGATAAAGAGCATACTCCCTTTGCCTTTTTAGAAAACAAAAATCAGCCAGATGAAGCATACCGACATATTCATtgtaaattcataataaatgatgaaaatacatGTGATAATAAATGTGAAAATTGTCAAAAACTCTACAAAACAATGCAACAAATTTATAGAAGGTCCCTGGCTGGCGTAAATTCTGTAAAAATTGCACATGCTTCTAAAGAGAttcttatagaaaaaattgagCATCAAAAAAAGCTTATTAAAACACAATATGTAACTCTTGCAAATATAAGAGATtgtttacaaaagaaaatagaaaatgaaGGAGGAGAAATATCAGATAATATGTCAAAAATTACCCATACTGTTattgaaaatgttataaataaaaatatagatattTCAAGTCTTCATCCTATTTTCCAAGAACTTATTCGCATTCAAAGTGAAAAGCCAAATGGAACAAGATACCATCCAATGTAAGAATTTAATCATTagtgttttaataataaaaatttaatgtatttaattttttttaatataggttTTTACGTTGGGCAATATCTGTATATAGTAAATCTGGAAAAGCAGCTTATAATGTAATGAAGACAATAATGCGCTTACCATCAATTTCTactcttaaaaattatattaatgaaggCGAACAGTTTTCAGGATGGCAAGACAAAACTGCTTTTCAAATATTAGAAAGCTTaacaacaaataatatttgggGATATGGACGAGCAGGATTTTTTTctcaattcttttaaaattcagaaaggtatttatttattttaaaatgcatgtaaaaaatatatttttttatttattaaggaaTATTTAAAACAGGTCTTCTTTGGAGTCAACGTGAGAATTGTTATGTTGGATATTTAGATTTTGAAGATGAAATGCaagattatcaattatttgcTTTGCAATGTCAAAATGAGATTCATACAGcatctgaaaataataatttattgcccaattctataataaaaaaacaagaacAAAATCTTGCAACTCAAGTTCATCAAATTGTTTGGCACTCAACAACTCATAACTTTGCGTTTCCAATTGCTTATTATGGTATTAATACAATTACAGCACACAATTTAAATAccttattatttaatcttgCAGCAAGATTAGAATGTATTGGTATACATACATATGGTTCAATTTGTGATGGTGCAGGAGAAAATAGGactcatataaaaagttttgattggTATGCATCAACCTGGTCTTCTGGTGATATTGTAGAAgttaattttcataaagacAAAAAGTCTTTTCATACAgcaaaaaattatagatagCAATTATGAAAGAACAAAATTCACTGTATGTTTACGTGATTGTAATGAATCTGGAAAATTTACAATTGATCGAACTTATATTCGTCCACCAATGCCTTGCAAAATCAAAATGGGATGTTAATGAAATATGTGAATTCAAGAGTCCAAAAGATGATCAATGGTATTTAggaaaaataactaattttgATTCAATTGAATCTACATTATCTATTGAAATTACTAATGCAGAAGGAGCCAGTGAAGGATGGAAggtttttaattatcatattgataaatttcttCGTCCTGTTTATGATGATCAAAAACTTATAGCAAGTCATAAAACTATTAATCCAATTACTGGAGATGAgtggttttttattagtgatccAACACATGTATTCAAAAAacttagaaataatttatcaaaaagtcACACAGGTGAAAAAAATGCTAGagaaataatgtataataGAAAGGAAATTAGCTGGAAACATATACGAGGTGTATATGAACATACAAATAAACATGCAACGGCAAAAGCTACAAAACTCACAAAAAGACATATTTGGCTCACATCATGGAGTAAAATGCGTGTGGATCTTGTAGAACACACCTTATCAAAGGAAGTTGAAAATGCTCTAGCATCCATTAAAGAACTTAAAGATATATCAGAAGGAACAAGGGTAAgaattttaaacatatatatttatatttataattaaaactttaataattttataattttaattcttaaagGAATTTATCAAACATGCACGAAAATATCGTGAGATATTGCATAGTAAAATTTGCTTTCGCTCTATGGATGATTCTCGTATTAATACCTTAAAAGAAATTCGTGATTGGTTTGTAAATGgtgaaaaacaaaaagtagGACCTATGGAATGGATTTCACCACAATGCCAATTTGACTtgattttatctattaatggTTTTCTTGGAATATTagagtttattttaaaaaagtatccAGATTCAATAATTCAACCACGACGTATTTCACAAGATATGCTTGAAGGTCTTTTTGGTACTATTCGTGAACTTGGAGGAGATTCTTCAACACAGACACTCAAATCATATGGAcacactttaaataaatatcaaattacaGCATTGATTTCTTCTGAAATAAAAAGTGTCAATTACGGAATAGCTAATTCTATGGGAACCGGTATTGCTTCTTTAATGAGAAGGTATATATCgtcttaaaaatttaatgacaGATGagaattattactaataattttatgtttattagagattatcgaaaaaataaaaaacactatgaagaagacaaagaaaataataatatatgtcaaaaatataatactcGTTTATTACAATTATCAACTTTTTCTTGTGGGATTTTTGAAAGCCTTCTTactgataatttaattatgggaagttttaaatctttatcagAATCTTCTAATGATAGTGTTAATTGTGAAAATACTAAAGTTTATCAACTCCAAACTGAACGATGCAACCTTATTGAAGTTTTGCTTTATTTGGATtctattgataaattattacaatcatggcaaaatattatcaaaaagatAGCTTGTGAGGCTATTCCAAAAAAACCAGGTATTCAGTGGTTGACAACTTGGAGTTCTCATCTTGAACtctatttgaataattatcaATGCTCTGGTGTCTGGTATGAGGAGTTTCTGACGGTAACTAAATTACATACTTCTTCAACTCTAAGACTTGTTGCGTATTTACTTCTACAAAAAGTTATAGAACATACATTTAGAAAAAAGGCTATTAAGAAAGATCAAGCTGCAGATTGTAATTTAATAcctgaaaatattattgttttagaACCAATCGAAGCATCAAAATTCTCCTATATTGTTGGTTGGgttgtttataaattaaccaaaagtgataaacaaacaaaatcgCATCCACAGTTCAAAGCTATTTGCGCTCACCTTGAAATTCTTAATTCAGAACAAGTGGTATATGAACAAGATGTTCGATCACAAATAACAAATGTGATTCCTGGTCAAGAATTTCTAGAGTTCATGTATAAGATGGAATCAttaattcttctattatttGAGAAGCATAAGGAATTAGGACCAAATACTCttcaatatatatacaacAGTTTACTTGGCAACTTACCATTATTACaatcttttaatatacttCTTGATTTTGCAGACCAACAGGTTTTAATTTGTAAACCTGCAACAAACGAAAGACACGAGTTAAAAGATGAAGTTAGGAACTTTCTTTATGAACgaattatttctatatatatgaGGAGTAGACAAAAAACATGGCGAAGTTTCAACGATCTCATTCCTGAGAAAGGAACTTCAAGCCTTCGTGAGAATTTGAAAACCCTTCGTAAAGACACTCAAACTATctcaagaaaagaaaataaacctactttaattaaaaaagaaaatattccaCAAAATCCGTTACTTGGTTTGGGGCAGCTTCAAATTTGGGCAAAACTAGATGACGCTGAAGAAGTATTTTCAAAGATATTTCAAGTAGTAGAGTTGCAATGGTTGCTCTGGGCGTTTGGggataatgttaaaaataagagaaaaaaaattttaataccttTGATTTTTGACCACCTAAAAAAAGGAACCCAATTTTGTGAAGAAGCCCTATTAAAAAGGTGTATGTTTGCATTGTAGACTACTGTAAAACTACAactttactataaaataataaaattttgaacattataaagtaatatttgcgaattaaatagtttaattgCATTCCGAGTCATTTTTACGAGAAAGAAAGTAACCTGTAGAAAGCTACACTAATCCAATTTGAACAAAACCACTTCGTATATGTAGAATTAGCGTAAATGATCTTAACTTTTTAAATCGGCTGCTCTTCTACGcgtttttatcaaaaaaatttaaaatttttcacaatttttgcgctttttaatatatgattttatttcgTGTAACCATTTTACAAAACTTCAGTTCTGGTAATTTTTGATCAGCCCTGTGTAACCTTAAGTTGTACCCCCCGTTTATTTACCTATCCCCTAGGTATTCTACGCAGTTACGAGATCACATGATCCGGGTAACTTTTTATACCTAGATGTACTAACCAATTATATCTGATAAATCTAAGATATCTTCAAATATTGGGTTGTTATGGTAGTTATTTGCAAAGTTGAATAAATGAATCAAGATTCATTCTAAAAAAGGTTTATAAGTGAGTGTATAAAGGATAATTGCGTTAAAGGCAGGAATTATCAATGCATTGTACCGCGGGAGTGAAAAATAATTCCATCCAAACTTCAATACGCGCGATTAACAAACTAAAATGTATGTAACGTAGATTATGTGCAGTAGATCAATACAACCTAACCAACCCTGATATAATACATAAGAATGAATTAGAATTGATAGGTGTAACAATTAGAATAATATGTTATGGAAGGATATTTTTGTGGATTTTTCCCATGataactttcttttatttttcgcTTTCTCGTAATtatggaaataaaatatattatttttctttattttcaactCTTTATAATTTCTACGTATAGTGACTTAATACCTAATAATAGAGTTATTACAGATTCCAATTCTACAACTGACTTTAATTTAGTAGAAGGAATTACATATAACATAATTCATTTGAAGTCAGGATCGATATTGGATAGCGATGGTAACAAAGTATGTGTGAGTTCCGCGTCTGGCCCAAATCAGTATTGGACCTTACGGAAGGCGAATAATAATcgatataatatcattaatgtAAATTTGGGTAGAAATTTAGACAGCAATGGTCAAAGCGTATATACCGGTGACCCTAGACATAATTCTATATTTAACCCATATCAACATTGGGtatttaaaaagattgaaGATGACTTGTTTAATATAGATCATGTGAAATCTCGGAATTTAGACAGCAACGGTTTGGATGTTTATATcagtaataatgaaaatgattcCAAAACCAATCTTTTTCAACAATGGTTATTTGAACCTAGTAATTACAATTTAACTGCAGTAGTAACTGATTTTGAATACCCTccaaatttaaaagataaattggATCAATACAAGACACGTACTAGTCTTACAAGTGGTAATTATACAATTGAGAATAATGCGAACGTAACAATAGAACAATGGATTGACAGAACcgaagtaaaaataaatacttactttttggaaatcaaaaaatcagaGTCACTTACAGTTTCAAAAAATGTTGGTATGTCGTTTAATATTGGTGCAGTTATTTTCGGGATATTAGGAATAAATACAGGATTTACTAAGGGAATTAGACGTGAATTTACTTCAAAATATGAGAAAATATACAGAGAATCTATAACGGAAATGGTTTCATATAATATTCGTCAAAGGATTATAGTGCCACCTTATAATTCGGTAATAGTTCACAGTACAGTAGATAAGATCGTTATTAATTTGCCATTTAAAGCAAAGATCAGAATCACCGGCAAAGCGGATAGACTggataaaaatggaaaagttATCTCAATGGCTGATGTTGAAGTTGATGCGATTAGATGTTACCTCCAAAAAGAAGactataatgttaaaaatataacagTGGAAGGAAATTCTCTCATCATTGATACTATTGGCACTATGAAAGTAGATGGATATGGATTAGAGACAAGAATTGAAACGATTGAAATTCCCCATAAAGATCCCAAGCATAAGGATCCCGAGCAAAAGGATCCCGAGCATGAGGATCCCGAGCATAAGGATCCCAAGAACGAATCCCCTGATTCCCCAAGCATACCCTATTACTttccttattattattttttcgtacTTATTTCATTCTTACCCTTTATTTCctctattttatattttattgttttaaataggTCCAGAAGTGACTATTATccaatttaaattatcttgACATATTCATGGTATATATTAGTGATTTATTATACTTgtgaaaaataaagtttattattcgAAAAATTTGGTTAAATTTACTTTCTAAAATGAAAAACTATACGAAAATTCCGTTCGGCAATCTtcctaataaataatgtatcaCTACAAAGGCTTAAAGATCAAGATCAATAATG is a genomic window containing:
- a CDS encoding uncharacterized protein (SECRETED:cutsite_TYS-DL; SECRETED:prob_0.9092); SECRETED:SignalP(1-20) — its product is MEIKYIIFLYFQLFIISTYSDLIPNNRVITDSNSTTDFNLVEGITYNIIHLKSGSILDSDGNKVCVSSASGPNQYWTLRKANNNRYNIINVNLGRNLDSNGQSVYTGDPRHNSIFNPYQHWVFKKIEDDLFNIDHVKSRNLDSNGLDVYISNNENDSKTNLFQQWLFEPSNYNLTAVVTDFEYPPNLKDKLDQYKTRTSLTSGNYTIENNANVTIEQWIDRTEVKINTYFLEIKKSESLTVSKNVGMSFNIGAVIFGILGINTGFTKGIRREFTSKYEKIYRESITEMVSYNIRQRIIVPPYNSVIVHSTVDKIVINLPFKAKIRITGKADRLDKNGKVISMADVEVDAIRCYLQKEDYNVKNITVEGNSLIIDTIGTMKVDGYGLETRIETIEIPHKDPKHKDPEQKDPEHEDPEHKDPKNESPDSPSIPYYFPYYYFFVLISFLPFISSILYFIVLNRSRSDYYPI